A stretch of the Vigna radiata var. radiata cultivar VC1973A chromosome 7, Vradiata_ver6, whole genome shotgun sequence genome encodes the following:
- the LOC106767238 gene encoding uncharacterized protein LOC106767238 — MSYAVGALVAPSPSPTSLPLINSTASLEVEHGVKPIQDGYKWRLVLAYEGTRYAGWQYQQSPPTVQCTLEKALTQATKLQRKDLSLVGASRTDAGVHAWGQVVHFFTPFNYDNLEEIHAALNGLLPSDIRVREISPASAEFHARFSAKSKIYHYKIYNDSVMDPFQRHFAYHSVYKLNSAVMKEAAKYFVGKHDFSAFANSSHKDGVPDPVKQIFRFDLKEMGALLQLEVEGTGFLYRQVRNMVALLLQIGREAIPPDIVAYILASRDRKELAKYSLSVPPHGLCLVSIKYKESHLLLPPGCPANSFGRHHTIRKCKVPFFLQ; from the exons ATGAGTTATGCAGTGGGAGCACTGGTTGctccatctccatctccaaCTTCCCTCCCTTTG ATAAATTCCACTGCTTCTTTGGAAGTGGAACATGGGGTGAAGCCCATTCAAGATGGGTATAAGTGGCGTCTGGTTTTGGCTTACGAAGGAACCCGATACGCAG GTTGGCAATATCAACAGTCTCCCCCTACTGTACAATGCACTCTCGAGAAAGCTTTAACTCAAGCAACAAAGCTTCAGAGGAAGGATCTCAGTTTGGTTGGTGCTAGCAGGACTGATGCAGGAGTCCATGCCTGGGGTCAG GTTGTTCATTTCTTTACACCTTTTAACTATGACAATTTGGAAGAAATTCATGCAGCTTTGAATGGCCTTCTTCCTTCTGATATCCGAGTTAGAGAGATCAGCCCTGCGTCAGCTGAATTCCATGCTCGATTTTCTGCAAAAAGTAAGATTTACCATTACAAGATATACAATGATAGCGTCATGGATCCATTCCAGCGGCATTTTGCTTACCATAGTGTATATAAACTCAATAGCGCTGTAATGAAAGAAGCTGCAAAATATTTTGTTGGGAAGCATGATTTCTCGGCCTTTGCCAATTCATCCCACAAAGATGGGGTGCCGGATCCGGTGAAGCAAATATTCCGATTTGATTTGAAAGAAATG GGAGCTCTTTTGCAACTTGAAGTTGAAGGCACAGGTTTCTTGTATAGACAAGTCCGAAACATG GTGGCTTTGTTGCTTCAAATTGGTAGGGAAGCTATCCCTCCTGACATTGTTGCTTATATTCTGGCAAGTCGAGATCGCAAAGAGCTTGCAAAATACTCATTGTCTGTCCCTCCTCATGGCCTTTGTCTTGTTTCTATCAAATATAAGGAAAGTCATCTGTTGCTTCCACCAGGGTGTCCTGCAAACAGTTTTGGTAGGCATCATACCATAAGGAAATGCAAAGTTCCATTCTTTCTGCAATAG